Genomic segment of Desulfurispira natronophila:
GGCGCAGGCTCCTAATGAAAGTGAAGAAGCCGGCATCATGTATTGGTATGGCAGCTCAGTGCAGCAAATGGGCGATCAGGAGGACGCCATCCTCATATTTGAGGAGTTGGTGGACAAGTATCCCCGCCACTGGAGTGCAGCGTTTTCCGTGCACAAGCAGGGGAATGCCTTTCGAGCCCTGGGGGATGAAGAAACCGCACGCCTTTTCTATCGGCGAGTGCTGAGCGAGTACCCCGATAGTGATGCTGCCAACTATTCACGCAATGCATTAGAATAAACCCCCTTGTCTCAGGTGGCGCGTCATGATATGGTTCTTGCGCTTGCAACAAAAGATACGCCTTAAACGAGTGGGTTTCTGGCCCACTTTTTTTATTGTCAAAATCCCAAGAGAGCACCTATGCAGCCGATTACACCTGAAACAATATCATCATCCATAGCCGAGCTGGCACAACCCATGTTGGAAGAGCAAGGGCTCGAATTATTTGATGTAGAATTCTTCAATGCCAGTGGCTGGATACTGCGCATCTCTATTGACAAACCCGGCGGAGTGAGCCTGGACGATTGCGAGCGGGTCAGTGTAGAGCTTGGTCACCTGCTGGATGTAGAAGATTTGATTTCTCGGCGTTACACCCTGGAAGTCTCCAGTCCAGGAGTCAATCGAAAGCTGCGCCATAGCGAAGACTACCGCCAATACGCCGGCAGGCTGGCGCGTGTTCGCACCCGGGAAGTCCTCCTTAATACCCGGCTGCATATTGGGTACTTGGAACGGGTCGAGGGCGATATGCTGATTTTACGTGAACGTGACCGGGGGATAGATATAGAAATTCCCCTGGAGCTGATAGAAAAAGCACACTTGGAGTTTGAATGGGAGTGAAGGGATAATGAGCAACGATTTTATCAGTTCGATTGAACATCTGTGCCACGAAAAAAATCTGGACAAAAAAACCCTGCTGGAGGCCATCGAGACAGCAGTTGTGGCTGCCTTAAAACGCAAGTACTCCCAGGACAGTGAAATACACTTTCACATTGACGACGAGACAGGCGTGTTTGATGTCAGCTTCGGTAAGACCGTAGTTGAGAAGGTGCGCACCCGCAGCATGGAAATATCTCTGGATGAGGCACGTAAACAGGCGGGGGAGGATGTACAGCTGGGAGACATCGTTCAGGTGCCGGTAGATGTACAATCTATTGCCCGTATTACCGCCCAGACGGCCAAGCAGATAATCACCCAGAAGATACGGGATGTAGAAAAGTCAGCCTTTATCGAAGAGTATACCCAGCGCATTGGCGAGCTTATCCTGGCCCCCGTGGATAGAGTAGAGGCCAGGCGCGTAGTGCTAAATCTTGGCGAGTGTGAAGGAGTGCTCTTGCAATCCGACCTGCTGCCCAACGACCAGTTCCGCGCCGGTGAAGTAGTAAAGACCGTTATACGCGAAGTACAGCTGAATCGTCGCGGAGATGTGCAGGTGCTGCTCAGCCGCAGTAACGAAGATTTTCTCAGCCAGCTTTTCCGCGAAGAAGTACCGGAGATATCTTCAGGTAATGTAGTAATCAAGGCCGTGGCCCGTGAAGGTGGCTCACGCAGCAAAATTGCGGTAAAAGCATTGCGTATGGGCATGGATCCGGTGGGAGCCTGTGTTGGCGTTAAAGGAAGCCGGGTCAGCGCCGTTGTGGATGAAATTGGCGGCGAAAAAATAGATATTATTGAGTGGAGTGATGAACCGGCCCTGATGATTTGCAACGCACTCAGCCCCGCCGAAGTCGTCAAGATGGATATTTACGACGAAGAGGGCCTGGCAGTTGTGGTCGTCCCAGAAGACCAGCTGTCCCTGGCGATAGGTCGGCGTGGACAAAATGCTCGGCTGGCAGCAAAATTGACCAACTGGAAAATTGATATATACTCAGAGCAGGAATACGAAGAAGCCTCCCCGGAAGAAATCGGCCAACCCGTTTCCGATGACGAGGAGACCGGAATGATGCTCGGCGGCAGTGTCATTGAGCCGGTAGAAACTGAAGCCGCAAGCGAAACAGAACGGGAAGAGCCACAGAGTGAAAACCCGGCAACCCCAGAGCAAGAGCGTTAACATTGCCGGGCCCCCAGCGAACCTGTATTGCCTGCCGCAGCAGCCACGATAAAAAAAGGCTGTTTCGCCTGGTGGCAGCGCCCGACGGCACCTTGGTCTGGGACCTTAAGCAAAAGCTCCCCGGACGTGGTACCTATAGCTGCCCAACCCTCAAATGTGTTACAAGAAGCCTGCAGGCAAAAAAACTGACTCACCATCTGCGGCAGCCCATAGAAGATGCAGCTACTGATGGTAAAGTGCAGGAGTTGATAGCCCTGTGTCGACAAAATGTTTTTAACAGTATAAAAATAGGCATCAAGGCACGTAAGGCCCACTCAGGTCACACCCGGGTATGCAGCATGCTGACCCGCGGCGACGTGCAGGCGCTGATTCTGGCATCGGATATCTCTGCATCGCGTCAGCATGAACTTCAGCAACTGGCAGAAGCAAAACAGTTGGTTCCCAACATTTTTGCCACCTGCCGAGAGCTGGGAGAACTGTTTGGAGTGGAGAGCCGCAGCGCGGTTGCCCTGTGTGATCAGGGGATCGCTCAACTGTTTATTCACCAATTTGGGTTATATAGAACCATGAAGGAAGGATTGTAGATGGGAAAACTGAGAGTTCACGAGCTGGCAAAAAAACTGGGCATAAGTTCCAAGGAGGCCATGGCAGAGCTGGAGCACATAGGCTACACGGCAACTTCTCCCTTGCAGAGCGTTGAACCGGAGGCTGAAACAAAGCTACGAAGCCGCTATGACGGGCAGGCCGGATCTGCGGAAGCTCCTCGAAAGGCAGCATCATCAGCGCCCAGGTCCCCATCCGTGGAAAAGATACCCGACGAACAGCAAGCCGCCAAGCCAAAACCCCGCGCACCCCAGCCAGCCTACAGCAAGAATACAGGCGAGAAACCACGGCAGTTTAATTTTTCCCGTGATGGACAGCCTCGTCGCCAGGCATCTGATAGCAGCACTGAGCAGCGATCAGCCAGAGGCAGCGGAGCAGGACGTCGGCCCATGTACGCCAAGGGAACCGTTACTCCGGTGACTCCACCCTCTCGCTCTCGCGAAGATGAAGGTTTTGCCAAGGACCGGGACGATCGTAGCGCCAGCCGCCCACCACGACGTCCAATTGATACCGCTCCAGCAGCAGCCATGATGGATGAAATCGATGGCAAAGAGTCCCGCAAGAAGGACAAGGCCAAAGAGAAAGAGAAGGACAAATCCAAGGTTCTGCAAAAGGACGATATACCAGCACCCAAAAAAGCAATAAAAAAGAGCGATGCCCCGCCAGAGCTTGACCCCAACAAAATACGCAATATCGACAGCTGGGACGCCGACGAAATAGCTCTTGGACGTAAGCGTGGCAAAAAGCGACGTCGCAAGGAAAAGCGGACGCCCAACGTCTCCACCATAGAGTCGAAAAAACAGGTGAAAATAGTCGTCCACGAAGCCATCAGCGTGGCAGACTTTGCCAAGGCCGTTTCAAAAAAAGCTACCGATATCGTTGCCTCACTGATCAAACTGGGAGTCATGGCCAACATCAACCAGGTTATCGATGCTGAAACAGCAGAGATACTGGCAGAAGAGCACGGAGCCATTGTTGAGGTACGCAAGCTGGATCATGAGCACCTGCTTACCGTTGATGATGATAATCCTGCCGATATGGTTCCCCGCTCTCCCATCGTTACCATTATGGGACACGTCGATCACGGTAAAACCAGCCTGCTGGACAGCGTTCGCTCCAGCGCCGTTGTCACCGGTGAAGCTGGCGGTATAACCCAGCATATCGGCGCCTACAATGTGGATATGGGCAAAGGAAAGAAAATAGCCTTTCTCGATACCCCCGGCCACGAAGCCTTTACCCAAATGCGGGCCCGTGGAGCCAAAGTGACGGACATTGTAATCCTGGTTGTAGCCGCCGATGACGGCGTCATGCCCCAGACCACAGAAGCCGTCAATCACGCCAAAGCTGCCGGCGTGCCAATAATCGTAGCCGTCAACAAAATCGATAAACCCGACGCCAATCCCCAGCGAGTCATGCAGGAACTATCAGAAATGGAGCTGCTGCCGGAAGAGTGGGGTGGAACCACCATTTTCTGCAACATCTCTGCCAAGGAAGGCACCGGCATCGAAACCCTGATGGAAATGATTACCCTGCAGGCAGAAATGCTGGAGCTTAAAGCCAACCCCAATCGTGAGGCCCGGGGAACCGTGGTGGAAGCCCGATTA
This window contains:
- the infB gene encoding translation initiation factor IF-2 — protein: MGKLRVHELAKKLGISSKEAMAELEHIGYTATSPLQSVEPEAETKLRSRYDGQAGSAEAPRKAASSAPRSPSVEKIPDEQQAAKPKPRAPQPAYSKNTGEKPRQFNFSRDGQPRRQASDSSTEQRSARGSGAGRRPMYAKGTVTPVTPPSRSREDEGFAKDRDDRSASRPPRRPIDTAPAAAMMDEIDGKESRKKDKAKEKEKDKSKVLQKDDIPAPKKAIKKSDAPPELDPNKIRNIDSWDADEIALGRKRGKKRRRKEKRTPNVSTIESKKQVKIVVHEAISVADFAKAVSKKATDIVASLIKLGVMANINQVIDAETAEILAEEHGAIVEVRKLDHEHLLTVDDDNPADMVPRSPIVTIMGHVDHGKTSLLDSVRSSAVVTGEAGGITQHIGAYNVDMGKGKKIAFLDTPGHEAFTQMRARGAKVTDIVILVVAADDGVMPQTTEAVNHAKAAGVPIIVAVNKIDKPDANPQRVMQELSEMELLPEEWGGTTIFCNISAKEGTGIETLMEMITLQAEMLELKANPNREARGTVVEARLDKQRGAVSTILIQSGTLRKGDIVLAGTHYGRVRAIFDDRGKPLNEVGPSTPVEVLGINGVPDAGDLAAVVADEKTARQICASREEKLKNVEIASKGKMTLDDLFSHMQSGTVKELGIIIKADVHGSAEAIATSLEKFPSDKVKLRIIHKGAGGITETDVNLASASNAIIIGFNVRPEPKATELASREGVDLRIYDVIYDVVEDVRKAMEGLLDKQQEEKVIGEAEIRQVFRVPKLGEVAGCMMLDGKAIRNGYVRLLRNGDKLFQGKLSSLKRFKDDVKEVVKGYECGVGLEGYNDPIQEGDKLEFFVYEEKTQTLDS
- a CDS encoding DUF448 domain-containing protein — protein: MPGPQRTCIACRSSHDKKRLFRLVAAPDGTLVWDLKQKLPGRGTYSCPTLKCVTRSLQAKKLTHHLRQPIEDAATDGKVQELIALCRQNVFNSIKIGIKARKAHSGHTRVCSMLTRGDVQALILASDISASRQHELQQLAEAKQLVPNIFATCRELGELFGVESRSAVALCDQGIAQLFIHQFGLYRTMKEGL
- the rimP gene encoding ribosome maturation factor RimP; translated protein: MQPITPETISSSIAELAQPMLEEQGLELFDVEFFNASGWILRISIDKPGGVSLDDCERVSVELGHLLDVEDLISRRYTLEVSSPGVNRKLRHSEDYRQYAGRLARVRTREVLLNTRLHIGYLERVEGDMLILRERDRGIDIEIPLELIEKAHLEFEWE
- the nusA gene encoding transcription termination factor NusA, whose product is MSNDFISSIEHLCHEKNLDKKTLLEAIETAVVAALKRKYSQDSEIHFHIDDETGVFDVSFGKTVVEKVRTRSMEISLDEARKQAGEDVQLGDIVQVPVDVQSIARITAQTAKQIITQKIRDVEKSAFIEEYTQRIGELILAPVDRVEARRVVLNLGECEGVLLQSDLLPNDQFRAGEVVKTVIREVQLNRRGDVQVLLSRSNEDFLSQLFREEVPEISSGNVVIKAVAREGGSRSKIAVKALRMGMDPVGACVGVKGSRVSAVVDEIGGEKIDIIEWSDEPALMICNALSPAEVVKMDIYDEEGLAVVVVPEDQLSLAIGRRGQNARLAAKLTNWKIDIYSEQEYEEASPEEIGQPVSDDEETGMMLGGSVIEPVETEAASETEREEPQSENPATPEQER